The Moorella glycerini genomic interval AGTACCATCACCTGCTCCTCGTTCTTCAGGCCCAGAACAACCGGCCGCCGCTCTACCTTACCGTTTTTGACGACAAAGACATAATCCTGGCCGCCATCCGTACGCACGGCAGCAAGGGGTACAACTACGCCCTCCGGGGCCGCCAGTTTAAATACGGCCCGGGCCGTCATGCCGGCCTTCAGCTCGCCCGGGTTGGCCAGGCTGATCTCCACCGGAAAACGCTGTCCCGTAGCCGCCGCCACCGGGCCCACCTGGGTCACCGTGCCGGTGAACTCCCTGCCCGGCAGGGCGTCCATGGTGACCGTCACCTTCTGCCCGCCGGCCAGCAGGGGGACCGCCTCCTGGCCAACCGTACCCTGCAGCTTCAACGTTGAAGTGTCGGCGATGGTCAGCAGGGGCAGGGGACTCGTCGGTGCGGCCATTTCGCCGGGATTAATGTTCCTGTTGGTGACAACGCCGGTGATGGGGCTGGTTATGACGGCGTTGCTCATATTCACTTTAATGGTGTTCACCGCCGCCTGGGCCTGGGCCAGGCCGGAGCCGGAGGCTATTTCATATTGTTTTTTGGCCACCTCGTACTGCTTTTTGGCAGCATCAAGGCCGTTTTTAGCCTGGTCCAGCTTGGTCCGGGCATCGTCCAGCTGGCTCTGGGAGGCTGCGCCGGCGTCCGCCAGGGCTTTAATGCGGTCGTAGTATTTCTGGGCGGCATCCAGGGCGACGCCGGCGTTGGCAATAGCCACCTGTGCCGTCTCCATGCCGATGCGGGCCTGTTCCGCCTGGTCTTGCACGCCGCGGACGGCCGCCTCGGCCTGCCGCAGCTGGGCCTGGAGTTCCTTGGTGTCGATTTCCACCAGGACCTGCCCGGCCTGCACCCGGTCGCCGACATCAGCCTTCACAGCCAGCACCTGCCCCGCCAGCTTGCTGACCACACTGGCCACCCGCACCGGCACCAGGGCGCCGCTTATTTCTACCGTAGCCGCCAGCTTCCCCCTGCCGGCGGCAGCGGCTTTTACCGTTACCCGGTCGCCGGCCCCGGCCCCGGCGCCGCAACCGGCGGCCAGGGCCAGGGTTCCCGCCGCCAGGAGGGCCACAACTTTCTTAATCAACTTCCTCATGGTCTGCTCCCCTCTTTGCCTTTCGCTCTGTGTTTTACCTGATATGGATACGCACCGTCGCGTTCATTCCCGGCATCAGTTTCACGTCGCCGGCATCCAGGAGCTGGATCTTCACCGGAACGACCTGGGTCACCTTGGTGTAGTTGCCGCTGGCGTTCTGCGCCGGCAGCAGGGAAAAGACAGACGTCGTCGCGCCGCTGATGCTGGCTACCCGGCCGCTAAAGGTCCGGCCGGGGTACGCGTCGATTTTTATGTCTACCACCTGGCCGGGCTTGACCTTTTCAATCACCGTTTCTTTGATGTTGGCGCTAATATACAGGTGGGCTGTGTCAGCAATAACGGCCAGGGGCGTACCGGGGGCGACCATTTCCCCGGCCACGGCCCTGGACTGGATCACCTGGCCGCCGACCGGTGCCGTTATTTCCGCCTTCTGGGCCAGCACCCCCGCCGTGCTCCCCAGGGCCTGGGGACTGACGGCGCTGGAGGTCAGCGCCGCTCCCAGGTCCTGGCGTCCCAGCACCTGGCCGGCTTTGACCATATCTCCTTCCTGCACCAGCCAGGCCAGCAGCTTGCCGGGGATTTCTGGGCTGACCGTCACCGTATCCGCCGCCACCCGGGCGTCGTCGGTGCTGGCATAGTTGACGGCCTGGTAGTGGTAGTAGTAGGCAATACCTCCCGCCCCGGCCAGGGCTAAAAGGAGTACCACTGTGATAATCATTCGCCTTTTCATTTATCCTACCTCTCCCTGACTCTATTTTCCTGATTGGTTGTGCCTTCCAGGCAGGGCCGGTTATTTAAAAATTACCCTGCCGCCCGTGGGCGTCATTCGCCGCCGAAGGTGGCCCTGGCAGCGCCCGAGCCTTTCTGCAGGAAAAAGGCCGGGAGCAGCCCCACCAGGATGATCAGCGCGGCGATAATAAACACGTCGTCAATGGCCCGGACAAAAGCCGTCCTGGCGATAATCCCCTGCAGGTAGGCAGCCGCCAGGGTCCTGGCCTGGTCCCCCGCCGTGGACCCGCCGCCCAGCAGTAGACCCGCCTGCCGGAAAAACTCGCCGGCCGCCAGGCTGGACGCCGTGACCTCGTTAGCCAGGTGGGCGGCGTGCATGGCCGTGCGGTTGTTCAGGACGGTTGTCAGCACGGCAATGCCGAAGGAGGAGGAAACCCGGTTGATGATATTGGTAATGGCCGACGCGCGGCCCACCAGTTCGGCGGGGACAACCGACAGGGCCGCCGTCTGGCCCGGCATCATGGCCAGGGACATTCCCAGGCCGCGCAGGATGACCCACAGGTATAGGGTGGCAGTCGGGGTAATAACGTCAAGATGATGGAAAATATAGGTGGTCCAGCCCAGCCAGAGCATACCCGCGACCGCCAGGGGCCGGGGTCCCAGGCGGTCGTACAGCCAGCCCGTCAGGGGCATAACCAGCCCGGAGGCCAGGGCACCGGGCATGGTGATCAGGCCCGTCTCCATGGCCCCCAGGCCCCGGGCCACCTGTAAGAAAAAGGAGATGTAAAACACCCCGGCAAAAAGGCCGATGGAAGTAACGATAACAATGACGTTTCCCAGCGTAAAAGTGAGGTAACGGAAAACGCGCAGATCGAGGAGAGGATTTTCCTGGGTCAGCTCCAGGTATATAAACAGCCCCAGGGAAACCGCGCTGGTGTAAAAAAGCAGCACGATAGCTTCCGATGACCAGCCCCAGTCGCCGCCCTTGCTCAGGGCCAGCAGCAGGCAGAAAAGCCCCACGGCGGCCGTCACGGCACCGCCTATGTCCAGGCGGCCGGCTTCACGGCGGGGAAAGACCGGCAGGTAAAACCAGGAAAGGATGACCCCCAGGACCCCCACCGGCAGGTTGATGGTG includes:
- a CDS encoding efflux RND transporter periplasmic adaptor subunit, translating into MRKLIKKVVALLAAGTLALAAGCGAGAGAGDRVTVKAAAAGRGKLAATVEISGALVPVRVASVVSKLAGQVLAVKADVGDRVQAGQVLVEIDTKELQAQLRQAEAAVRGVQDQAEQARIGMETAQVAIANAGVALDAAQKYYDRIKALADAGAASQSQLDDARTKLDQAKNGLDAAKKQYEVAKKQYEIASGSGLAQAQAAVNTIKVNMSNAVITSPITGVVTNRNINPGEMAAPTSPLPLLTIADTSTLKLQGTVGQEAVPLLAGGQKVTVTMDALPGREFTGTVTQVGPVAAATGQRFPVEISLANPGELKAGMTARAVFKLAAPEGVVVPLAAVRTDGGQDYVFVVKNGKVERRPVVLGLKNEEQVMVLKGLEAGEQVAVTNVGVLQDGMAVTVE
- a CDS encoding HlyD family secretion protein yields the protein MKRRMIITVVLLLALAGAGGIAYYYHYQAVNYASTDDARVAADTVTVSPEIPGKLLAWLVQEGDMVKAGQVLGRQDLGAALTSSAVSPQALGSTAGVLAQKAEITAPVGGQVIQSRAVAGEMVAPGTPLAVIADTAHLYISANIKETVIEKVKPGQVVDIKIDAYPGRTFSGRVASISGATTSVFSLLPAQNASGNYTKVTQVVPVKIQLLDAGDVKLMPGMNATVRIHIR
- a CDS encoding DHA2 family efflux MFS transporter permease subunit, translating into MAGHERVRTEVVSGLPGGEGSREGRWIIPVLVALIGAFMAILDSSIVNVALPTMMRVFNTDTATIEWVVTIYMLALGVVVPLSGWLGDKLGFKLLYILSLGVFTLGSLLCTLSWNVDSMIAARVIQALGGGMIMPTTMSIIYRLVPREKQGSAMGIFGMAMIVAPAIGPTLGGYLVEYVDWRWIFTINLPVGVLGVILSWFYLPVFPRREAGRLDIGGAVTAAVGLFCLLLALSKGGDWGWSSEAIVLLFYTSAVSLGLFIYLELTQENPLLDLRVFRYLTFTLGNVIVIVTSIGLFAGVFYISFFLQVARGLGAMETGLITMPGALASGLVMPLTGWLYDRLGPRPLAVAGMLWLGWTTYIFHHLDVITPTATLYLWVILRGLGMSLAMMPGQTAALSVVPAELVGRASAITNIINRVSSSFGIAVLTTVLNNRTAMHAAHLANEVTASSLAAGEFFRQAGLLLGGGSTAGDQARTLAAAYLQGIIARTAFVRAIDDVFIIAALIILVGLLPAFFLQKGSGAARATFGGE